DNA sequence from the Halorussus limi genome:
GCGGCGTCGTGACACCGGAAGCAGGGGTAGAACGCCTCACAGCAGGCGAACCGCAGGGCCACCACGTCGCGGTCGGTGTCGTAGTGGGCGCACCGGGTCTCCGGCCCGACTTCGACGCCCCGGACCGCCCGGCCGTGGATTTCCCGTTCCATCGTCGTTTCGCAATCTTCGCGCTTCATCGCGGTTCAGTCCGCGTCTCAGGGCTGTGGCAGGTCGATTTCCTCGCCGTCGACGTACACCGTCGGTTCGCGGAGGATACCGTCGAAGTGAATCGGGGCCTCGGTGTCGCCGCCGATGCCCGCGTCGTCGCCGATGGCGATGTGGACCGTGCCCGCCGCCTTCTCGTCGAGCAGGACCGACCCGACCAGTTCCGTGACCGCGACGTTCGTCCCGATGCCGAGTTCCGCGAGGTTGTAGGCCGCGTCGCCGACCTCCTCGGCCGCGTCCTCGACCTGCCCGCGAATCTCGTCGTCGGAGATGCGCGTGACCTGCCCGCCCTCCACGTCGAATTCGAGGGTCTGGCCCTCGTCCAGCAGGCCGTGGGGCATCATCGTCCCGTCCACGACGTAGGTGCCGTCGGCGTCCTCGGGGCTGACGAACACCTCGCCCGCCGGGAGGTTCGAGAACCCGCCCGCCTCGTGGACGATGCCGGTGTCGTCGTGCCACTCCCGGCTTCCCGGTTCGAAGGTGATGTCGGTGCCCTGCGGGGAGGTGACTCGAATCTCGTCGGCGTCCTCGACCTGCGCCAGCACGTCGTCGCAGTGGGCCGCGATGGTCTCGTAGTCGGCCTCCAGTCCCGTGGTGAAGACCTCCTCGGTGATGCCGGGGAGGGTGGCACCGCGCGCTCCGGCCTCGTTGGCCTCGCCGCGGGCGCGGGTGTGGCTCAGGCTCTTTGTCGTCGGCGCGAGGAACACGTCGCTTCCGGCCATCGCCGCGGAGACCGGTTCCGGCGGTTCCGCCCCGTGGGACGCGCCCGGCGGGAACCGGACGATGGTCGCGTCGTCGGTGACCTCGCTGGCCACGTCGTAGAGCGCCTCGCCGATGGGTTCGCGCTTGTCGTCGGTGACGATGCAACACGACTCGGTCGCTTCGAGGGCGAGACACTGCATGATGGCGGTCTCGGCCGCGTCTCGGAGGCTCATGCTCGGCAGGTCGGTCGGCGAGAGGTTAGGTCTTGTCTCTTCGAGTGAAGCGAACGAAGGCTCGACGGAACTCGTCTCCGACGGTCGAACGCGACTCACCCGCCGGACGCGCCCGTCTCGTCCTCGCCGGCGTCCGTCGCCTCGAACGGTTTCAACTGCTCGGCCTCGGTGAAGGCGTACTGGCCGACGAGCAACGTACTCGTCATGCTCGTCAATCCGCCCGCCGCGAACAGCATCGCCATTATCACGAACTGGTACTCCGCGGCGTAGATGGGGTTCGCGCCCGCGAGAATCATACCGGACATCATTCCCGGGATGTAGACGAGTCCGAGACTCTTCAGCGAGTCCACCATGGGGATGAGCGAGGCCCGGACGCTCGTCGTCGCGTAGTCGGAGACGACCTTTCCCGGCGGGACGCCGAGCGAGAGGACCGCCTCGATCTCCTCGCGGTTCGACTGGATTTCGCCTCTGAACCGGTCGAGAGCCAGCGAGTTGGTCTTCATCGCGTTGGCGATTATCATCCCGCCGACCGGAATGAGGTTCCGTACCGTCGGTTCTATCGCGCCCGCCGCGAGCATCGTCGTGATGACGACGCCCGCGCCGAAGAGGATACTGACGAGGGAGACTCGGAACACTCCCGGCACGCCCTCGCCCCGGTCCTTCGATATCCACGCCGCTATCGCTATCATGGCGAGGACGACGACGCCGCTCCAGACGAACGGCACGGCGAACAGGACGCCGATGAACGCGCCCATCGCGACGACCTGCACGAACCCCCTGACGAACGCCCGGCCGAGTTCGGATTCGAGGTCGAGATTCCGGAGGTACGAGACGCCGAGTACGAGCGCGGCCAGCGCGGACGCGACCCCGACCTGCGCGAGTCCCCGCAGGACGACCGGGTCCCGAAGTTGTTCGATGAGGCTCACGCGACGACCTCCCGGACCGGACCCTCCGCGGTCACGCGCCCGTCCTCGAAGACGGCGACCCGGTCGGCGAGTCGCCTCGCCTGCTCGCGGTCGTGGGTCACCAGCACGTACGTCAACCCGAACTCGTCCCGGAGGTCGCCGAGCAACTCCTCGACTCGCGTCTCGGAGGCCGCGTCCAGACTCGACGTCGGTTCGTCGAGCAACAGCACCTCCGGCCGATTCAGGACGCTTCTGGCGATGGCGACCCGCTGTGCTTCGCCGCCGGAGAGGTCGTCCACCTTCCGCGGTCCGTACCCTGAGAGGTCCACCCGGTCGAGGAGGCTCTCGACCCGCCCGTCGTCCACGGACTCCCCCCGCAATCGCGGACCGACGGTGACGTTCTCGCGGACGGTGCCGTTACGGAGCGCGGGACGTTGGGGGACGTAGCCGACGCGGTGGCGAAGTTCTTGGGGCGGAACGTCCCGATAATCCGTCCCGTCGAGGTAGACCGTGCCCGCGGTCGGTTCGTCCAGTCGGTTGAGCAGACGGAGGAACGACGACTTCCCGGCCCCCGAGGGACCGAGCACTCCGAGGACGTCGCCCTCGTCTACCGACAGCGAGACCGAATCGACGATTCGGTCGCCGCCGACCTCGCGCGTGAGGCGCTCGGTTTCGATTACAGGGGTCATGGGTGTAGATTGTCGCCGAGACCGTTTGTATTCCCCTCCCTCTGATAGCGTAGCGTCCCGATATCAGGGGATTACTCGGAACGGAGTTAATTTCTCCGAAGGCGGCTCGAAACCATTATGCGCGTCGGCGTTGGAACTGCGAGTACATGCTACGGGTCGGAGTCAACGGATACGGGACCATCGGCAAGCGAGTCGCGGACGCGGTCCGCGCCCAACCGGACATGGAAGTCGTCGGCGTCGCCAAGACGCGGCCCAACTTCGAGGCCGAGCAGGCCGTCGAGAAGGGCTTCCCGCTCTACGCCGCGGTCGAGGACCGCGTGGAGTTGTTCGACGAGGCGGGCATCGAACTCGCCGGGATGGTCGAGGAACTGGTCGCCGACAGCGACGTCATCGTCGACGCCTGTCCCTCCGGCATCGGCGAGCAGAACGCCGAGATGTACGCCGAGTACGACACGCCCGCGCTGTATCAGGGCGGCGAGTCGGCCGACTTCGTGGACGCCAGTTTCAACGCCCGGTCGAACTTCTCGGACGCCAGCGGCGCCGACCACGTCCGCGTGGTCTCGTGTAACACCACGGGCCTCTCGCGTCTCGTCGCACCGCTCCGCGAGGAGTACGGCGTCGAGAAAGTCCGGACTACGCTGGTCCGTCGCGGCGGCGACCCCGCCCAGACCGGCCGCGGTCCCATCAACGACATCGTGCCGAACCCGGTCACGCTCCCGTCCCACCACGGACCGGACGTGAACACTATCTTCCCGGACCTCGACATCGACACTCTCGGTCTAAAGGTGCCCGCGACGCTGATGCACATGCACAGCGTCAACGTCACGCTCGAATCCGAACCCGACGCCGACGAGGTTCGCGACCTGCTCGAAGGCGAGTCGCGACTGTTCGTCATCCCCGACCACTTCGACATCGACGGCGCGGGCAAGTTGAAGGAGTACGCCCAAGACGTTGGCCGCCCGCGCGGCGACATCTGGGAGAACTGCGTCTGGGGCGAGTCCGTGACGACCGAGGGCGACGACCTCTACCTCTTCCAGGCCATCCATCAGGAGAGCGACGTGGTGCCCGAGAACGTGGACGCCGTCCGCGCGGTCACGAATTCGGCCGACGCCGAGGAGAGCATCCGGAAGACCAACGAAGCGCTCGGCATGGGCATCTGACGGACGCGCCGGGCGTCGCGACGCCGTCCTGCCGTTTCGAAAACGGAGAGGGTTGGTTAGCGGGGGCGATACGGGGACCGAACTGCGTCACTGCGTGATTGGCATCGTGATGCCTCCGCCAGTAATTTGCACGGCTTCACATATATGTTTTCTCCGAACCGCCACAGTCGAAAGTCAGCGACGAACCCTGGTGCCAAAGGCTTTTGCTTGCATGCGCCTTATTCGCGACCATGCGAAGAGACGACCGCGACGACCCCTTCGACGACCTCTTCCGCGAGATAGAGCGCATGATGAACGAGATGATGGGCGAAGACTTCGACATGCACGTCGAGCGCGGCGGCGGTGCTGGCGGCCAGACCGGGTTCGGGACCGAGACCCACGTCGACATCCACGAGAGCGACGACACGGTGCGCGTCATCGCGGACCTCCCCGGCGTCGAGAAGGAGGACATCGACCTCAAGTGCGACGGCGAGGTGCTGACCATCAGCGCCGGGAGCGACCACCGCCAGTACGACGAGCGCGTCAGTCTGCCCGCGCAGGTCGACGAACACTCCGCGTCGGCGACCTACAACAACGGCGTCCTCGAAGTCCAGTTGGAGAAGGCCGAGGACTCGGCCGACATCGACGTGCAGTAATCGGTCCCCGACGGCTTCGCTCGCGGAAGTTCTGTCTCTTTTTCGAGGTTCGCAGGCCCGGTCTTCTCGAACGACTTCTCCGCCGCGAAACTCCACGTGCTTTTACGCGCGGACGACGTAGCCGACCATAGTATGAGCGAAACTGCGGAACGCGTCGCGGTGACGTGTCCCTCCTGTTCGCCCGACGTGGAGACGGTCCACGAGGTGCTCAAGGACGGGAGCGGGCAGTTCACCGTGCGCTGTACGGAGTGCAGTCACGTCCACAAGACGACGATAGAGACCGAGGAGGAAGTCGAGCGCGACGTGGTGGTCTCCCAAGACGGCGAGTCGTTCACGGCCACCGTGGACGCGCCCCCGAAGGAGACCGTCGCGGTCGGCGAGGAGTTCGTCCTCGAAACGCCCGAGGCCATAATGGTCGTGCGCATCACCGACCTCCAGTTGGGCGACGAGAAGCGAACCGACGAGGCGAACGTCGAGGACGTCGAGACGTTCTGGACCCGCGCCGTGGACAACGTCCGGGTCAACGTCACCGTCAACCCGAACGACGGACGCCGCGACGACTCGCGCGGCCTCAAAATCGACGTGCCGGGCGACCACGAGTTCACGGTCGGCGAAGTCGAGGAGTTCGGCGACGAGGAGTTCGAGGTCAAGTCCATCGCGGTCCGCGACGACGCGACGGGCTACGACTTCAATCCGCTCGGCGAGGAGGGCGACACCGCCGTCGCGAAGGACATCAAGCGCGTCTACGGCGACGACCAGACCTCGTCGGCGTGGTCGGCGTGGTGAAATCGGAACGCATCCACTGACAATGTTCGGGGGAGGGGACGACGACACGACGGGTGACTACGAACGGGCCCGCGAGCGCATGGTCGAGCGACTCGCCGACCGCGAGAGCTTCGCCGACTCGACGCTCGCCGCGATGCGGGCGGTTCCGCGCCACGAGTTCGTGCCACCGGCCCGCCGGGACCGCGCCTACGAGGATCGACCGCTTCCCATCGGGAGCGACCAGACCATCAGCGCGCCCCACATGGTCGTGGCGATGGCGGACCTGCTCGATTTGGACGCCGGCGAGTCGGTCCTCGAAATCGGCACCGGGTGCGGCTATCACGCCGCGGTCACGGCCGAACTCGTCGGCGCGTCGAACGTCCACAGCGTCGAGTACCACGAGTCGCTGGCCGAGGAGACCCGAGAGCGACTCGGCCGACTGGGCTACGGAGATATCTCTGTCCGCGTCGGCGACGGCCGCGAGGGCTGGCCGGTCCACGCGCCCTACGACGCCGCGTATCTGACCTGCGCCGCGCCGGAGTTCCCGAGCGCGGTGGTCGAGCAGGTCCGACCCGGGGGCCGACTGCTCGGCCCGCTCGACGCCTCGACCGGTCGGTCGCCCGGCCAGCACCTCGTCTTCGCGCGCCGTCGCGCCGACGGCGGTCTCGACCGCGAGAGCCACGGTCGGGTTCGGTTCGTGCCGATGCAGGGAGACTAAGCCGACGCCGCTACACGCTCCTGACATGGACTACCGCGAAGCCCTGCTTCTCTGGGCCGCCCGCGAGACGGGGGTCCTCGAAGCCGTCACGACCGACGCCGAGACGCCCGCCGAAGTCGCGGCCGAGACCGGCGTCACCGAGCGCGCCGCCCGCATCGTCGTCGAAGCGATGGCCGAGTTGGGGTATCTGGAAGCGGTCGGCGACGCCGCCAGCGGCGCAGACGGAGAGGCGGACCCGACCGAGACGCGATACGAAATCACGAACCGCGCGCTCGGGTTCGTCGCCAAGACGGACGTGCGCTCCATCGGCCCGGTCCCGCACGCGCTCGACTGCGTGGACCGCTGGATTCGACTGCCCGAGACGATGCGAACCGGCGACCCGCCCGCGCCCGAGACGGCCTCGGAGGACTGGACGTCCAACTTCGCGGGCGCGATGGCGAGTACCGACGACGCCGCTGTCCGGGCGAGCGTCACCGC
Encoded proteins:
- a CDS encoding aminopeptidase, which gives rise to MSLRDAAETAIMQCLALEATESCCIVTDDKREPIGEALYDVASEVTDDATIVRFPPGASHGAEPPEPVSAAMAGSDVFLAPTTKSLSHTRARGEANEAGARGATLPGITEEVFTTGLEADYETIAAHCDDVLAQVEDADEIRVTSPQGTDITFEPGSREWHDDTGIVHEAGGFSNLPAGEVFVSPEDADGTYVVDGTMMPHGLLDEGQTLEFDVEGGQVTRISDDEIRGQVEDAAEEVGDAAYNLAELGIGTNVAVTELVGSVLLDEKAAGTVHIAIGDDAGIGGDTEAPIHFDGILREPTVYVDGEEIDLPQP
- a CDS encoding ABC transporter permease; protein product: MSLIEQLRDPVVLRGLAQVGVASALAALVLGVSYLRNLDLESELGRAFVRGFVQVVAMGAFIGVLFAVPFVWSGVVVLAMIAIAAWISKDRGEGVPGVFRVSLVSILFGAGVVITTMLAAGAIEPTVRNLIPVGGMIIANAMKTNSLALDRFRGEIQSNREEIEAVLSLGVPPGKVVSDYATTSVRASLIPMVDSLKSLGLVYIPGMMSGMILAGANPIYAAEYQFVIMAMLFAAGGLTSMTSTLLVGQYAFTEAEQLKPFEATDAGEDETGASGG
- a CDS encoding ABC transporter ATP-binding protein, with the protein product MTPVIETERLTREVGGDRIVDSVSLSVDEGDVLGVLGPSGAGKSSFLRLLNRLDEPTAGTVYLDGTDYRDVPPQELRHRVGYVPQRPALRNGTVRENVTVGPRLRGESVDDGRVESLLDRVDLSGYGPRKVDDLSGGEAQRVAIARSVLNRPEVLLLDEPTSSLDAASETRVEELLGDLRDEFGLTYVLVTHDREQARRLADRVAVFEDGRVTAEGPVREVVA
- a CDS encoding type II glyceraldehyde-3-phosphate dehydrogenase, with the translated sequence MLRVGVNGYGTIGKRVADAVRAQPDMEVVGVAKTRPNFEAEQAVEKGFPLYAAVEDRVELFDEAGIELAGMVEELVADSDVIVDACPSGIGEQNAEMYAEYDTPALYQGGESADFVDASFNARSNFSDASGADHVRVVSCNTTGLSRLVAPLREEYGVEKVRTTLVRRGGDPAQTGRGPINDIVPNPVTLPSHHGPDVNTIFPDLDIDTLGLKVPATLMHMHSVNVTLESEPDADEVRDLLEGESRLFVIPDHFDIDGAGKLKEYAQDVGRPRGDIWENCVWGESVTTEGDDLYLFQAIHQESDVVPENVDAVRAVTNSADAEESIRKTNEALGMGI
- a CDS encoding Hsp20/alpha crystallin family protein, whose product is MRRDDRDDPFDDLFREIERMMNEMMGEDFDMHVERGGGAGGQTGFGTETHVDIHESDDTVRVIADLPGVEKEDIDLKCDGEVLTISAGSDHRQYDERVSLPAQVDEHSASATYNNGVLEVQLEKAEDSADIDVQ
- a CDS encoding HVO_0476 family zinc finger protein yields the protein MSETAERVAVTCPSCSPDVETVHEVLKDGSGQFTVRCTECSHVHKTTIETEEEVERDVVVSQDGESFTATVDAPPKETVAVGEEFVLETPEAIMVVRITDLQLGDEKRTDEANVEDVETFWTRAVDNVRVNVTVNPNDGRRDDSRGLKIDVPGDHEFTVGEVEEFGDEEFEVKSIAVRDDATGYDFNPLGEEGDTAVAKDIKRVYGDDQTSSAWSAW
- a CDS encoding protein-L-isoaspartate(D-aspartate) O-methyltransferase; translated protein: MFGGGDDDTTGDYERARERMVERLADRESFADSTLAAMRAVPRHEFVPPARRDRAYEDRPLPIGSDQTISAPHMVVAMADLLDLDAGESVLEIGTGCGYHAAVTAELVGASNVHSVEYHESLAEETRERLGRLGYGDISVRVGDGREGWPVHAPYDAAYLTCAAPEFPSAVVEQVRPGGRLLGPLDASTGRSPGQHLVFARRRADGGLDRESHGRVRFVPMQGD